A genome region from Coffea arabica cultivar ET-39 chromosome 7e, Coffea Arabica ET-39 HiFi, whole genome shotgun sequence includes the following:
- the LOC113722790 gene encoding MYB-like transcription factor EOBII, producing the protein MDKKPCNSQDAEVRKGPWTMEEDLILINYIANHGEGVWNSLARSAGLKRTGKSCRLRWLNYLRPDVRRGNITPEEQLLIMELHAKWGNRWSKIAKHLPGRTDNEIKNYWRTRIQKHIKQAETFAGQGSEHNDQASTSQISTTVNAAETYSPPSYAGNMETFQGPFPTESNENLWSMEDLWSMQLLNGD; encoded by the exons ATGGATAAGAAACCATGCAATTCTCAAGATGCTGAAGTAAGGAAAGGGCCTTGGACAATGGAAGAAGATTTAATCCTGATTAACTACATTGCAAATCATGGTGAAGGTGTTTGGAACTCACTAGCACGATCTGCTG GCCTCAAGCGTACAGGGAAAAGTTGCCGTCTTCGTTGGCTTAATTATCTTCGACCAGATGTAAGGAGGGGAAACATTACACCTGAAGAGCAGCTCTTGATCATGGAGCTGCATGCTAAATGGGGAAACAG GTGGTCCAAAATAGCAAAGCATCTTCCCGGAAGAACAGATAATGAAATTAAAAACTATTGGAGGACTAGAATCCAAAAGCATATCAAGCAGGCAGAAACTTTCGCCGGGCAAGGCTCTGAGCATAATGATCAAGCAAGCACAAGCCAAATTTCCACAACTGTAAATGCTGCGGAAACCTACTCCCCACCCTCCTACGCCGGAAATATGGAGACTTTTCAAGGCCCTTTTCCCACTGAATCAAATGAGAACCTTTGGAGCATGGAGGATCTCTGGTCAATGCAACTACTTAACGGGGACTAA
- the LOC113722795 gene encoding monodehydroascorbate reductase 4, peroxisomal-like: MGRAFVYVILGGGVAAGYAAQEFVKRGVSHGELCIISGEPVAPYERPALSKGFLLPEDPARLPSFHCCVGSNEERLTPKWYKEHGIELILGTRVKSVDMRRKTLLTVTGETISYKILIVATGARALKLEEFGVTGSDAENVCYLRDLADATRLVSVMQSCMDGNAVVIGGGYIGMECAASLVINKINVTMVFPEAHCMGRLFSPRIASYYEEFYKSKGVKFIKGTVLTSFDLNSDGKVTAVSLRDGSKLPADMVVIGIGIRANTSLFEGQLTLEKGGIKVNGKMQSSNASVYAVGDVAAFPVKMFAETRRLEHVDSARKTARHAVAAIMEPEKAGEFDYLPFFYSRVFTLSWQFYGDNAGEVIHFGDFSGKTFGAYWINKGHLVGSFLEGGTKEQYEAIAKATRLKPAIEDLVELERQGLGFALTASQKPSSSSPPLVAGSSNLVIEKPLHAWYATAGVIVAASVAAFAYWYGRRRRRW; the protein is encoded by the exons ATGGGAAGGGCATTTGTGTATGTGATATTGGGAGGGGGAGTGGCAGCTGGGTATGCAGCTCAGGAGTTTGTTAAGAGAGGTGTTTCTCATGGTGAACTCTGCATCATTTCTGGAGAGCCT GTTGCACCCTATGAAAGGCCTGCTTTGAGCAAAGGTTTCTTACTTCCAGAAG ATCCTGCACGACTTCCTTCATTTCACTGTTGTGTAGGATCCAATGAAGAAAGATTAACTCCGAAATGGTACAAGGAGCATG GAATTGAGTTGATTCTTGGAACTCGCGTTAAGTCTGTAGATATGAGGCGCAAGACACTTTTGACAGTGACTGGAGAAACAATAAGCTATAAAATTCTTATCGTTGCAACAGGTGCTAGG GCCTTGAAGCTTGAGGAGTTTGGTGTGACTGGATCAGATGCTGAAAATGTTTGTTATTTGAGGGATTTGGCTGATGCAACAAGGCTTGTAAGCGTTATGCAATCTTGTATGGATGGGAATGCCGTCGTCATTGGTGGGGGTTATATAGGAATGGAATGTGCTGCTTCCTTGGtgataaacaaaataaatgtcACCATGGTCTTCCCTGAGGCTCATTGCA TGGGCCGGCTATTTTCACCAAGGATTGCAAGTTACTATGAAGAATTTTACAAGTCTAAAGGAGTGAAGTTTATAAAGGGAACTGTCTTGACTTCATTTGATTTAAATTCTGATGGGAAG GTCACCGCAGTTAGTCTTAGAGATGGCAGTAAGCTTCCTGCTGATATGGTTGTGATTGGGATTGGGATCCGTGCAAACACAAGCCTGTTTGAAGGCCAACTAACTCTGGAGAAAGGTGGGATTAAGGTGAATGGGAAGATGCAATCGAGCAACGCTTCAGTCTATGCAGTTGGGGATGTTGCTGCTTTTCCAGTAAAAATGTTTGCTGAAACACGCAGACTCGAGCATGTAGATTCTGCGAGGAAGACAGCAAGGCATGCTGTTGCTGCTATCATGGAACCAGAAAAGGCGGGTGAATTCGACTACCTGCCATTCTTCTACTCCCGCGTCTTCACATTGTCTTGGCAGTTTTATGGAGACAACGCAGGGGAAGTAATTCATTTTGGGGATTTCTCGGGAAAGACTTTTGGGGCTTATTGGATTAATAAGGGTCATCTTGTTGGTTCTTTTCTGGAGGGTGGAACCAAAGAGCAGTACGAAGCTATAGCCAAGGCCACGAGGCTTAAACCGGCAATTGAAGACCTGGTTGAGCTTGAGAGGCAGGGACTGGGATTTGCTTTGACAGCAAGCCAGAaaccatcatcatcatcacctCCTCTTGTTGCTGGCAGTTCTAATCTCGTCATCGAGAAACCATTACACGCTTGGTATGCAACTGCGGGTGTGATTGTGGCTGCATCAGTAGCAGCCTTTGCATACTGGTATGGCAGGAGGCGACGAAGATGGTAA
- the LOC113723104 gene encoding putative polyol transporter 2, protein MADSLQNPAVAGALESSNPDSGPPPKPKRNTFALACALLACMSSVLLGYDTGVMSGAMIYIKRDLKISDVRVEILVGTINVYSLVGSTIAGWTCDWVGRRYTIVIAGVIFLAGAFLMTFATTYSFLMIGRFIAGIGVGFALMIAPVYSAEISPRSARGFITSFTEVFINFGVLLGYVSNYFFAKLPTNLGWRFMMGVGAIPSVMLIVGGFIMPESPRWLVMQGRVGDARKVLDKTSESIQESQERLADIKEAAGIPQDNHDDVVEVPKRKTGGRGAWRQIFLHPTRAVLHITIAGIGLCFFQQACGIDSVVMYSPKIFEKAGMKTDNDRLLATISVGVTKTICILVSTFWLDKIGRRALLLTSSGGFVCSTIGLAIGLTVIDRHPNEKITWAIAFCFLCTLGSVGTFSMGMGPVAWVYSSEIFPLRLRALGGAMAAGANRLSSGIILMTFLSLSKAITIGGAFFLFGGIALLAFIFFFTLLPETRGRGLEEMEELFGTFFKWRSTAKELEERKRKRLESENKKNDLV, encoded by the exons ATGGCAGACTCCCTGCAAAATCCAGCTGTTGCTGGGGCACTTGAGTCATCTAATCCAGATTCTGGTCCTCCTCCAAAGCCCAAAAGAAACACATTTGCGTTGGCTTGTGCTCTTTTAGCTTGCATGTCATCAGTCCTACTTGGTTATG ATACGGGAGTGATGAGTGGAGCAATGATCTACATAAAGAGGGACCTTAAAATCTCCGATGTCCGAGTAGAAATTTTGGTGGGAACCATCAACGTCTATTCTCTTGTGGGTTCAACCATCGCCGGTTGGACGTGCGACTGGGTTGGCCGACGATACACCATAGTTATCGCCGGAGTAATCTTCTTGGCCGGGGCCTTTTTAATGACCTTTGCCACCACCTATTCTTTCCTTATGATTGGCCGTTTCATTGCTGGGATCGGAGTTGGCTTTGCCCTGATGATAGCACCTGTATATTCTGCCGAGATCTCTCCGAGATCAGCTCGGGGATTTATCACTTCTTTTACGGAAGTGTTTATCAACTTTG GTGTCTTGCTGGGATATGTGTCCAACTATTTTTTTGCCAAGCTTCCCACCAACTTGGGGTGGCGATTCATGATGGGAGTTGGTGCGATTCCCTCAGTGATGCTAATCGTGGGCGGCTTCATCATGCCGGAATCACCACGGTGGCTGGTGATGCAAGGCAGAGTAGGGGATGCTAGAAAAGTTTTAGATAAAACCTCGGAATCTATACAAGAATCCCAAGAGAGGTTAGCTGACATTAAGGAGGCTGCTGGCATCCCCCAGGACAACCACGACGACGTCGTAGAGGTTCCCAAACGCAAAACCGGCGGTAGAGGTGCATGGAGGCAAATCTTCCTCCATCCCACGCGGGCAGTTTTGCACATTACGATCGCTGGCATCGGTTTATGTTTCTTCCAGCAGGCGTGCGGTATAGATTCGGTGGTGATGTACAGCCCGAAAATCTTTGAGAAAGCTGGTATGAAGACCGACAATGATAGGCTACTCGCCACCATATCCGTTGGAGTCACCAAGACCATCTGCATCCTGGTATCTACATTCTGGTTGGACAAGATCGGACGGCGGGCATTGCTGTTAACGAGCAGCGGTGGTTTCGTATGTTCGACGATCGGACTGGCCATTGGATTGACGGTGATTGATCGGCATCCGAATGAGAAGATAACCTGGGCCATAGCTTTTTGCTTTCTATGCACATTAGGCAGTGTAGGAACTTTTTCGATGGGAATGGGTCCCGTTGCTTGGGTCTATAGCTCGGAGATTTTTCCTTTAAGGTTGAGGGCTCTGGGAGGCGCCATGGCGGCGGGCGCCAACAGGTTGTCCAGTGGAATCATTTTGATGACCTTTCTTTCATTGTCCAAGGCCATTACCATAGGCGGGGCCTTCTTTTTGTTCGGGGGAATTGCACTGCTGgcctttattttcttctttaccTTGCTTCCTGAGACGCGGGGTAGAGGACTCGAAGAAATGGAGGAATTGTTTGGCACCTTTTTCAAGTGGAGGTCCACGGCCAAAGAGttagaggagagaaagagaaagagactGGAAAGTGAGAACAAGAAGAACGATCTCGTTTAG
- the LOC113722803 gene encoding large ribosomal subunit protein bL12c-like: MKKNGSMLSHMTLTQTTIGTALSLLSYFYPIFFVFLSVLLLLLTPLSLTKFPLMASALSTLTLSNPKPSAATSPTHDHSPALLKQQSLLSFPLRTQNPLLLHRTAFVRPLAAVDAPEKVVQLGDEISNLTLADAQKLVEYLQDKLGVSAASFAPVAVAAPVDAAAAGGAAPVVEEKTEFDVVIEDVPSNSRIATIKAVRALTSLALKEAKELIEGLPKKFKEGISKEEAEDAKKQLEEAGAKVAIV, translated from the coding sequence ATGAAAAAAAACGGTTCAATGCTATCTCACATGACCTTGACCCAAACAACCATAGGGACGGCTCTTTCTCTCTTATCCTATTTCTATCCTATCTTCTTCGTCTTCCTCTCcgtgttgctgctgctgctgacacctctctctctcactaAATTCCCACTTATGGCTTCCGCTCTATCCACACTCACACTCTCCAATCCCAAGCCCTCCGCCGCGACTTCCCCTACCCACGACCATTCACCTGCTCTCCTTAAGCAGCAATCCCTATTATCTTTTCCTCTGCGCACCCAAAATCCACTCCTCCTTCACCGCACCGCATTTGTCCGCCCCCTCGCCGCCGTCGATGCTCCGGAGAAAGTTGTACAACTCGGTGACGAAATTTCCAACCTAACTCTGGCCGATGCTCAAAAGCTCGTCGAATACCTCCAGGACAAACTAGGAGTATCAGCTGCATCGTTTGCCCCCGTCGCGGTTGCCGCTCCTGTGGACGCAGCTGCGGCCGGTGGAGCCGCACCAGTCGTGGAGGAGAAGACGGAGTTCGATGTGGTCATCGAGGACGTGCCTAGCAACTCCAGAATTGCAACGATCAAAGCCGTTAGGGCTTTGACGAGTTTAGCTTTGAAGGAGGCCAAGGAGTTGATTGAAGGCCTGCCTAAGAAGTTTAAAGAAGGTATTTCCAAGGAGGAGGCTGAAGATGCTAAGAAGCAGCTTGAAGAAGCTGGTGCCAAGGTTGCCATTGTTTAG